The genomic stretch ACGAAACCTATGCCTCGTTCCACATCTCAACTGACGACGCtgcctttgacctccttcacgATCCTGCGGTGTGGCCCTCTGGCTGCTTAGTCAAGCAGTTCAGGGGTCGGCTCCACAGCAGCATGATCTACAGTTCCGACCAACATGCTCCCACGGATGGCAGTCAAGAATGAGTGGGCAAGTCTCTACTACCAAAACGTGCGTGGTTTGCGTACGAAGAGTTCGAGCTTTTTCTCAGCTGTGTGTGAGTGCGAATACGACATCACCTGTCTTTCTGAAACCTGGCTAAATGACTCTATCCCGGACAGCGCCTATTTTCCCGATTGCTATAGTGTGTACCATTCAGATTGCGTTGTTCCTGGGAAAGCTACTGCACGTGGCGGTGGGTGCCTAATTGCAGTGTCCAATGCCTTGAAAGTTATACGTCGCCACGACTTGGAGCAATACCCTGAGTCGGTATGGATAGAAATTCATCGCCTCAATGACCCCAACTTACTTGTGGGTGTCCACTACTTCCCACCATTGTTTAATCCGTCAGAACTCTCCCAGTACCTTCTGTCCCTGGAGCCATTACTTGATAGACACTGTGACATCTTgatgttaggtgatttcaatctACCTCATTTCGAAGCTCAACAACTTTCCCCTGCCGTTCCTCAACCGTCTTACGGTTTAAACGATGTAAACtgtcttcgtgactttgccgATTTCTTGTCACTCTCCCAAGTTAACACTGTCCCCAACCATAGGGGACAATTCCTTGATCTTTGTTTCGTCCGCTCGGCCAATTTTACGTCTGTTAGGCCTGCTTCCCCGTTGATTCCGCCAGACAAATATCACCCCCCTTTTGCAGTGTCCGTGCCTACTTCCTTCCGTAATCATCATGTAGCATCCGATATTTTCGATCTTCGTCGAGGTGATTACGTTGGTCTATATCATCATCTCGCAGCAGCTAATTTTGAACCCGTATTCAATGCCACTGATGCtaacagtgctgctgttttatTTACAGATATTGTTCATTCAGGTATAAGTTCCTTTGTCCCCACTCGGACCATACATAATGTTCATATagcgaattccactggtcgttCTAGTGCAGAAAAACCTGCACTGGCCAGCGCGCGCGTGTTCCACTGGTCGTTTCAATGCAAAGCGCATCGCATTCCGCTGGTCGTTACGGGGCGACTACACCGGGCGAGTACAACACCAGTGCAACTCTGCCTGCACGGAGAAAATCGGCGGTGGAGACCGGAACACGGGAGTGCGCCCGCTTCCGGACGGTCCCTCCTCCTCTTTCGAATGAACATGGCGGACGAAATGGAAGTGGTTTTCGGTCTCGTTGAGGATTCCGAAAGCAGTGACAGCAGCAGAGATAGCTGTAGTAGTAGCGAAGGAGGATCGGCGTATTTGAACGCCTTCGAAACTTTCTTTTCCCTTCCTCTGATGCGACCGAAGATTGGAAACTTCATCGACGACACCGTGCATCGGTACTCGGACAATGAGGTACGTTCCCGAGTTCTAACAGCCTCCGACGCAGACATGTATAGTACCTATCTTCTGATCTTTCCGTTGCAGTTCAGGAGAAACTTTCGGCTGAGCCGAGATGTGTGCGACACACTGGTGCGCGGGTTTGCGGCATCCCCCTACAACCCTGCAGGCAATCGAGGCGGATCACCGCCGAAGTCACCAGAGGAACATGTCCTCGCATTTCTCTGGTACAGTACTCTTCCGATTCGTTGATCGGTCCTTTCAGCACATATGCAGACTATAATCCAGCATGGATATTGAATTTTGATAATCACGCGAACTTGGGGAACAATACCAACATATGAGATGCTTTCTGTAGTGCTGTTGGCCTTTTTATTTCAGCTTTTGTGTGTACTCACTCGTTTCATTTAACAGAAACATACTTTAGCTCATTAACCTGCTTGTCAGCCACACAAGTTGTGTTCGAAAATGCACAGGTATGCTGGTAACAAATGCTGCATCAGAGACGTCGCTGGACGTTTCAACGTGGGTGAGACTACTATGCATCGGATAGTTGGGAGGGTTGTCTCTTTCCTGCTTGACAAAGCCGGACACATCATAAAGTTCCCCAGCGACCTAGATGCACTTGCAAGAGATTTTCAGGAGGTTAGAAGTCAGATTTTCATTTGTTTGTGTTGTTCAATGTATTAATTCATACGTACCTGATTCAatgaaggcaacatttccttgagttagAGGAACGAAGACAAATACAGAGAACAGACATTACATACGATACTACACTATACATATGCATATGTAGTGTCtcttttctatatttctcttattgttcttcaaactcaaggaaatgttgccttcattgaatgcccaccagctcgcttgcacacTCCTCATCTGTTCCTTCACTGATCTGATTGTTTTAAAGGTTCACAAAGGGGTTAAAATAGGTCATCCCACATTATCCATGATAAATGTAAAAGATCCAATGTGAACccgcattgaaagtttcacagcgatgAGGGTAATAGAAGCTGAGAAAGTGGGCACCGTGAATACTGAAACCCGTGCGGCTTTGATATCACGGTGTGTGGTACAACGAGGCCATAATGTAATGAACCGTATCTATGAaggtgtcccaacccctttaagttCACTGTTTTTGCTTCACTTTACAGAAAGTTGTTTATTTTGAGATGTTCTATTCTAATCGTTAACATGAGGCACCCTTTTCAAAGATTTCAGGAATCCCAGGTACCATCGGATGCATTGATGGGACCTATATCCAGATTCGGTGCCCAGCACACAAGATCAAGTCCACTTATGTAAATAGACACGATATTCCTTCTCTGACCATGCAGGGAGTGTGCGATGACAAGCGCCGCTTCCTCGATGTCACAACGGGTTTCCCGGGGAAGGTACATGATGCACGGGTTTTCAGAACCTCATCAATCGCAGAAAAGCTGCCGTACATATGTTGTGTCAACAAGTATCACATTCTTGGTGACGCAGCATATCCCTTGAGGGAGTACTTGCTTACTCCCTTCAGGGACTACGGTACATTGACAGAGGAGCAGAAGCAGTTTAATTTTAACTTCTGCAGGACGCGTGTACGCATTGAGAATGCATTTGGTATTTTAAAGCAGCGATTTCGGCAGTTGCAGCTTCTGGAATTCATCACGGTGGACCAGTCGTCAAAGTTTATACTTGCATGTTGTGTACTTCACAATCTCTGCATAAACTCTGGTGACTGTTCCATTGATGACGTTGAATGCGCTCCAGAAGTTCAAACAAATGAAGTAGTGGAAGCTGCAGATGTGCGGGAGTGTGCTCTTAGGAAGCTTGGAGAGCTTAAGCGCCTCAGAGTCATGAGGTCTATGAACCTTTAAATGTAAAACTGTTGGGGTAGGGTTTGTGACAACATTCAAGAGTTGAAATGTAAATGATGGTAAGGAAACTATACTATATATCATCTGTTATGtactgcatggccactgctttctgctcgctttattgcatgccacaactttgtattacaaatgtatattaaaaaaaaaaaatcctttgctcgttctggaattttccccacgtaaccactaacctacttatctttcgctatgcttaccaattcttgcctgttgtcccgtttcgtccacgtgttcgtgaaccttccatttttctgtaaccggtctgtagcctagataactatgttcacataatcccctccgcactctaacaaagcagccattcactccggccgtagaagcccgtacggaccctttcttccctccgggctgttgacccacaattcgcatgaacctgtGGCGGCCACCTACCGTAAAAGAAGACGGACAGCATGCCCTTTTCACGCACACGATCTCGATCATCATTCTTGCTCGCTCATTCCAGGAATAAACTTTCGCCCCATCGGACCTCTGTCCCAGTGTGGTTGCTCCTTACTAGCTCCCacatatttggtgacccgaacgtttcGCTCCTTCCTGCAACCAAGATTAAACCATGGACCAACACCAAGGCGATCACAATCCGGCCACTGCTTCTGCCCAGGTCAACTTTACCGACATCAAACTGCCAAGCTTTTGGCACAACGACCCAGCCCTCTGGTTTGTCTGGTTTCGATAAATAATTTTGcaccttgcaaaaaaaaagttgtgtcTGTGTGAGGAGGTATGTTATGGAGCCCAGGCATGTGGCTTGAGCATTCACTTTATTTTATTGTTAAGGGCATCAAGAACTATATGAATTTTCTCTAGAATTTCAATGTTCTTGCGATGCCTCTCTCCCCTTTCTTGTTGACTTTCTGCTCGTTCCGCTCGCCTCCTGTCTTCACGTTCCATTcttctttgttcctttttttcttctagtTCTTCCATTTTCTCAAAAAATAGCTTCATGTCACGCATGCGTGCAGTGCTTGGCCGTTGTCTGCGCTTTGGGAGTGGTTCCCTGCCATCTCTGTCACTCTCCAGCTGTCCACTGCAAAACACAACAActtttattttgagatggagagtggggatgttcatcgccagaggcaatactctaccccattggtggtgatgtggggaatgaggCACTGCAAAAGGCACATATAGGCAATATATCTTGGACACCTATTCTAGCTGCCTGCCGGTAGATTCTGGAAAATATACTAACCCCTCCTCATTTGAAGGTGCTAATTCCTGTTCTTGAGGGGGATCAGGAATGGCAATGCCAGCCTGAGTGGTGCTGGCTTGTACGGTAGTGACAGTAGGCGAGGGGACCCCTTGTGCAGTGTGAGTGGTCGATACCCCTCTGTATGTCACCCCATGGGCGTCCCGCAAAATTTCAGGATAAATACTGTCGTCTTTGCGGATGATTGCCTGGAGCTCCTCTTGGAATGGAACAGGGAGCGGCGAAGCTCCTGATTGACTGTTGTTTTTGATGGCATGCCTCTTGCGTCTTAATATTGTTTTTACTCTATTCTCACACTGTATATGTGTTTTTTCGGTGCCCAATATACTTAAAATGTCCTGAGATATCTTCTGAAACATTGATttactatttttgaagcgtttTAGAGGGCCAATTGTTTCGAGGTACAAGCCATACTTGTCAAGCAGGAGCTTCGTTTCTCCGTCTGTCCATTCTGCaactaaacaaaacaaaaaattgaGCTGGCAAATAAGATCGAATCATGCGAATTTCTGTCATTGTGTCTGTCGTCAAATAAAATGAATAATATAAAAATCGTACACATTAGCAAATTACTGGTGATGTCGTGTAGCTTGTGTGTTCACATTTAATTCACTGATACATTTGTTGTTTACGACCACGCAAGAAGTCTATGGCGTTCGTGACATGTGGAGGCATACCTGCAGTGGATCTGGGGGTGAGTTGAGCTCCAGATGGGCCGGCCTGCTGACTGGCTCCGGTACTAATGCTGCTTGCCCCTAAAGGATTTTCATTAGGTGCAGTTAGAACCGCTCTACACGTCTTTCGAAAAGAACTTTCATGGTCAGCTCTGATGTCTGTGATGTGCTTGCTTCCCTGTGTACCACAACTGGTGTATGAAGGTCTATGCCCATAAGCGCCGACTACGGGGTGGGGGGGTATTTGCACCTCCGGAACTTCCCAGGGTGGGCTAGGCCCCGTCCGAAACTCCCCCCAGAGACAGGGCGCAAAACTTATAAAACGAAGACGAATACAGATAACGCTACATAACGCTACAGATATCGCTACATAACGCTACAGATATCGAAAAGTAGAGAATGCAGCTATTTCAACTTACCATTTGTGCTGCACATTGTAAAAAGCAAACGCTGCGCTTCGTCATTATCCAAGCACAGTTGATACACACCGTCCATGCCGTCCATGCTGttctcggtttcggttttcgcggTTTACCAATGTTGCCTGCCTGGTCAACGGCACAGCTGCCAACATAGGTGGCGTTGAAGATTGTTTGGGGCAGAGCTCTGGTTTGGGGCAGCGCCGCTGCACTGAAACCCTCTCGGATGTTCCGCTGGGCGGTTTAGTGTAGTTGCACTGGCGGAGAGCGCCCCTCATTGTGGCGAGGGTGTTACACTGCTCTACGGTGCACCAGaacgaccagtggaattcgctAATAGATACCCTACTTGGTTCTCGAAGGAGACCAGATCTtacctaaagaagaaaaaattccaCCACCGGCAATTCAAAAAGCATAACTCCACAACACACTACATACTATTTGCTCACTACCGGACACTCTTTAAGCAGGCACAATCACGTGACTATGCCAATCGCATCAAATCCATTGAAATGGATCTCAAGAGTAATCataaacaattttggaaacaaGTGCGTCTTTCTAAAAACGAAAACAGTCTATGCGCTTTGAACAGTAACGGTGGGGTATCTTCTAACCCAACCCTGATGTCTCAGCTCTTCgctacacatttttcttcaatatataAACGCGGTAACGCACAGCCAATTGCGAATTCGAGCTCCGTGTCGAACGCATCTTATCACCTTCCTTGTATAGCAGTGTCCCTCGAGGAGGTCATCGCAGCTATTCGGAAGCTAAAACCTACTTTGACCCCAGGGGTCGACAAAATTCCTGCAGTATTCGTTAAAGCCTACGCTGACCTCTTTGCACCCGTCCTCCTTCATGTATTCAACCTGTCTCTACGTGACTCTGTGTTTCCCACCTGTTGGAAAACTTCGGTTGTCGTACCAGTCCACAAGTCTGGCGATCCTTTAAATGTGTCAAACTATCGTCCTGTCAGTCTATTGTGCGCGTTTTCAAAGGTGTTTGAGCAGGTAATCTATGatcgcacgttttcttttctcaagtcgcagatatgtgaacaacaacaacatggttttatgccaggcagatccactgtcaccaatcttgtatcgtttatgtccgtcg from Ornithodoros turicata isolate Travis chromosome 4, ASM3712646v1, whole genome shotgun sequence encodes the following:
- the LOC135393108 gene encoding putative nuclease HARBI1, translated to MNMADEMEVVFGLVEDSESSDSSRDSCSSSEGGSAYLNAFETFFSLPLMRPKIGNFIDDTVHRYSDNEFRRNFRLSRDVCDTLVRGFAASPYNPAGNRGGSPPKSPEEHVLAFLWYAGNKCCIRDVAGRFNVGETTMHRIVGRVVSFLLDKAGHIIKFPSDLDALARDFQEISGIPGTIGCIDGTYIQIRCPAHKIKSTYVNRHDIPSLTMQGVCDDKRRFLDVTTGFPGKVHDARVFRTSSIAEKLPYICCVNKYHILGDAAYPLREYLLTPFRDYGTLTEEQKQFNFNFCRTRVRIENAFGILKQRFRQLQLLEFITVDQSSKFILACCVLHNLCINSGDCSIDDVECAPEVQTNEVVEAADVRECALRKLGELKRLRVMRSMNL